The Tenuifilum thalassicum genome includes the window TGAAGCAGCACTAAAGGTTATTTCTCGCAAGTAAGCCAAATGAACAAACAATCCGACAATGAGTTACTCGTAATGTTTCGTAATAACGATACGAAACATTACGCTTTTAACTTGTTGGTTCGGAAATATCAAGAGCGTCTATATTGGCATGTTAGAAAAATTGTGATTAGCCACGACGACGCCGACGATGTTATTCAAAACACCTTTATAAAGGTTTGGAACGCCTTAGAAAGCTTTCGCGAGGACTCGCAGCTATACACCTGGTTATACCGAATTGCTACAAACGAGGCTTTAACCTTTCTGAAAAAGAAACGCACTAAGTTTTTATTACCCCTTGTTGATGTTGAGCAAACCCTATCACGGACCCTAGAAAGCGATCCATTTTTTGATGGCGATGAAACTCAACTCAAACTTCAAAAAGCAATTCTAAAACTACCAGAAAAGCAACGAATAGTCTTCAACATGAAGTATTTTGAGGAGAT containing:
- a CDS encoding RNA polymerase sigma factor, whose product is MNKQSDNELLVMFRNNDTKHYAFNLLVRKYQERLYWHVRKIVISHDDADDVIQNTFIKVWNALESFREDSQLYTWLYRIATNEALTFLKKKRTKFLLPLVDVEQTLSRTLESDPFFDGDETQLKLQKAILKLPEKQRIVFNMKYFEEMKYEEISEILGTSIGALKASYHHAVKKIEKFLEED